In one Mucilaginibacter ginsenosidivorax genomic region, the following are encoded:
- a CDS encoding ABC transporter ATP-binding protein — protein MNYDLNQLSKTAPKTSTWAGLGKLIRLISHERRILIMALIAILINSSLNLLGPLIIGRTIDKYIRYKDFAGVIHNGILLLCMYAVALFTSYKQTTLMGGVGQRMLFTLRNSIFNKLQQLPVGFFNQNKAGDLISRVNNDTDKLNQFFSQSLMQFISNISIMIGAGIFLLLINPELGAAALSPAIVILALTLILSPWIKRKNVASLKSTGGLSGEIQESLNNFKVIIAFNRRDYFRKRFGIANTANYKAAIGAGLASTVFIPVYGFFASMGQLIVLSFGIYLIGKGLFTIGILVSYLSYATNFYNPLRQLAALWTNFQLAMAGWDRISQILSLESDLPQLPVGITEPNAALLEFRNVHFSYDESKEILHNINFKLERGKTYALVGPTGGGKTTTASLIARLYDPSKGLVLLDGKDIRTYTAEERSLKIGFILQEPFLFSGTVKENILYSNDMYREHTNEQLEKVITDANLGSLLAIFENGLETPVLSSGDSISLGQKQLIAFMRAVLRNPQILILDEATANIDTITEKLLSDILNKLPETTTRVIIAHRLNTIENADEIFFVNSGEVIRAGGLNEAIDMLLHGKRVS, from the coding sequence ATGAATTACGATCTTAACCAGCTTAGTAAAACGGCCCCAAAAACATCCACCTGGGCAGGCCTTGGCAAGCTGATCCGACTGATATCGCACGAGCGGCGGATACTTATCATGGCGCTTATTGCCATACTAATAAATTCCTCACTCAACCTTTTAGGGCCTTTAATTATAGGCCGCACCATTGATAAATATATCCGGTATAAAGATTTTGCCGGCGTTATTCACAATGGCATATTGTTATTGTGCATGTATGCCGTTGCGTTGTTTACCAGCTATAAACAAACCACGCTAATGGGCGGTGTAGGGCAGCGCATGCTGTTTACACTGCGCAATTCCATCTTTAACAAGCTGCAGCAATTGCCCGTTGGCTTTTTTAACCAGAATAAAGCGGGCGACCTGATATCGCGTGTAAATAATGATACCGATAAGCTGAACCAGTTTTTTTCACAATCGCTGATGCAGTTTATCAGCAATATATCCATCATGATAGGGGCGGGTATATTTTTACTGTTGATTAACCCCGAGCTGGGGGCTGCGGCGCTATCGCCTGCGATAGTTATTCTTGCTTTAACGCTGATACTATCGCCATGGATAAAACGAAAAAACGTGGCGAGCTTAAAAAGTACCGGCGGCCTGAGTGGCGAGATACAGGAGAGCCTGAACAATTTTAAAGTGATCATCGCCTTTAACCGCCGCGATTATTTCAGGAAACGTTTTGGCATTGCCAATACCGCAAACTACAAAGCGGCTATTGGGGCCGGCCTGGCCAGCACTGTATTTATACCCGTTTATGGTTTTTTTGCCAGCATGGGGCAGCTTATTGTGTTGTCGTTTGGTATTTATCTTATCGGTAAAGGGCTTTTTACTATTGGTATCCTGGTAAGTTATTTATCATACGCTACTAACTTTTACAACCCTCTAAGGCAGTTGGCAGCTCTTTGGACGAATTTTCAGCTGGCTATGGCCGGGTGGGACAGGATATCGCAGATACTCTCCTTAGAGAGCGACCTGCCGCAACTACCGGTTGGCATTACCGAACCTAATGCCGCATTACTTGAATTCAGGAACGTACATTTCAGTTACGATGAAAGCAAAGAGATACTGCACAATATTAATTTTAAGCTGGAGCGAGGCAAAACCTACGCCCTGGTTGGCCCAACAGGCGGCGGTAAAACCACTACGGCATCGTTAATAGCCCGCCTGTATGATCCATCAAAAGGCCTGGTATTGCTGGATGGCAAAGACATCCGAACTTATACCGCCGAAGAGCGCAGTCTTAAAATAGGGTTTATTTTGCAGGAGCCGTTCTTGTTTAGCGGCACTGTGAAGGAGAATATCCTGTACAGTAACGATATGTACAGGGAACATACCAACGAGCAATTAGAAAAAGTAATAACAGATGCCAACCTGGGCAGCCTGCTGGCTATATTTGAGAACGGGCTGGAAACCCCGGTACTTTCAAGCGGCGACAGCATCAGCCTGGGGCAAAAACAATTAATAGCGTTTATGCGCGCCGTACTGCGTAACCCGCAGATACTGATTTTGGATGAAGCCACCGCCAACATTGATACCATTACCGAAAAACTGCTGAGCGATATCCTGAACAAACTGCCCGAAACTACCACCAGGGTAATTATAGCCCACCGCCTGAACACCATTGAAAATGCCGACGAGATTTTCTTTGTAAATTCCGGCGAGGTGATCCGCGCAGGTGGCTTAAATGAGGCGATTGATATGCTGCTGCATGGGAAGAGGGTGAGTTAG
- a CDS encoding REP-associated tyrosine transposase, producing MSSNYKFRNQECLYFVTFTVVRWIDVLTRRAYKDIIVESLKYCIKHKGLQLHGWVIMSNHVHLIISTNDKPMQDILRDVKRHTSKAITKAIIENVQESRREWMLWFFEREGKSNPNNENYQFWQQGNHPIEIYTNKVLDQKLDYIHNNPVTAGWVDEPHHFLYSSARDYAGGKGLIDIILV from the coding sequence ATGAGCAGCAATTACAAGTTTCGTAACCAGGAATGTTTATACTTTGTAACTTTTACGGTTGTAAGATGGATAGATGTATTGACCAGGAGAGCGTATAAAGATATCATTGTAGAAAGCCTTAAGTATTGTATAAAACATAAGGGGCTTCAATTACATGGCTGGGTTATTATGAGTAACCATGTGCATTTAATTATCAGTACAAATGATAAGCCTATGCAGGATATTTTGCGGGATGTTAAGAGGCACACTTCAAAAGCGATAACCAAAGCTATTATTGAAAATGTGCAGGAAAGCAGGCGCGAATGGATGCTGTGGTTTTTTGAACGTGAGGGCAAGAGTAACCCCAATAACGAAAATTACCAATTTTGGCAACAAGGTAATCATCCTATAGAAATATATACAAACAAAGTACTTGATCAGAAACTTGATTATATACACAATAACCCGGTAACAGCTGGCTGGGTTGATGAACCACACCATTTTCTTTACAGCAGTGCAAGAGACTATGCCGGAGGTAAAGGCTTAATTGATATTATATTGGTTTAG
- a CDS encoding glycoside hydrolase family 97 protein produces MKKYLCCIFLLSVATGSLFAQGKPIDLASPNGELKVTITTGDKIYYSVYGNGKQLLTKSHLGLNLNDVTLGENPKLLNSKRIHGEETIKPYVSLKFSTVKSIYNAVLLNFKGNYSVEFRAFDDGIAYRFITLKKGDVTVMNEDFGINFPEDYALTLQQPGGFKTSYEDAYTHVSSAAWKPADKMSTLPALIDTKQNYKILISEADLSDYPAMFLKGTGSNGAEATFPKVPLEFGPDGDRSQKILKSADYIAKTSGTRNFPWRYFVIAKNDKQLLENTMTLRLSSKSVIGDATWIKPGQASWEWWNDATPYGPDVNFVSGYNLDTYKYYIDFASKYGVKYIVMDEGWAKSTTDPYTPNPKVDLKELIRYGKEKNVGIILWLTWLTVHNNMDLFKTFHEWGVKGVKIDFMDRSDQWMVKYYEDVVKEAARNQVFVDFHGAFKPAGLEYKYPNLISYEGVRGLEQMGGCSPDNSTYLPFMRNAVGPMDFTPGAMINMQPNVYSAQRPNAAAIGTRVNQLAMYVVFESGVQMLCDNPSLYYRNADCTEFITSVPTTWDETRALIADAGQVAVVAKRKGEKWFIGGITNGKEKTRELELTFDFLDKDKTYTVTWFEDGINAGTQAMDYRRKTKQVKAGDKMTITMVRNGGFAAELK; encoded by the coding sequence ATGAAAAAATACCTATGTTGCATTTTCCTGTTATCTGTTGCCACGGGCAGCCTATTTGCCCAGGGCAAACCTATTGATCTGGCCTCGCCCAATGGCGAGCTTAAAGTAACCATAACTACCGGCGATAAAATATATTACTCCGTATATGGCAATGGTAAACAACTGCTTACCAAAAGCCACCTGGGGCTTAATCTTAATGATGTTACCTTAGGCGAAAACCCCAAACTCCTGAACTCAAAGCGTATACATGGCGAAGAAACCATCAAACCATACGTCTCCCTCAAATTCTCGACCGTTAAAAGCATTTATAATGCCGTGTTATTAAACTTTAAAGGAAACTACTCGGTAGAGTTTCGTGCTTTTGATGATGGGATAGCCTACCGCTTCATTACCTTAAAAAAGGGAGATGTAACGGTAATGAACGAGGATTTCGGTATAAACTTCCCTGAAGATTACGCGTTAACCCTGCAGCAGCCGGGTGGCTTTAAAACCTCTTATGAAGATGCTTATACCCACGTTTCATCAGCTGCATGGAAACCGGCCGACAAAATGTCGACCCTCCCGGCGTTAATAGATACCAAACAAAACTATAAAATACTGATCAGCGAAGCCGACCTTTCCGATTATCCGGCTATGTTTTTAAAAGGTACCGGCAGCAACGGTGCCGAGGCTACGTTTCCAAAAGTTCCGCTGGAATTTGGCCCTGACGGCGACCGGAGCCAAAAGATCTTAAAATCGGCAGATTATATTGCCAAAACATCCGGCACCCGTAATTTTCCTTGGCGGTATTTTGTAATAGCTAAAAACGATAAGCAACTGTTAGAAAACACCATGACGTTAAGGTTATCGTCAAAAAGCGTTATTGGCGACGCCACGTGGATTAAACCGGGCCAGGCCAGCTGGGAATGGTGGAACGATGCCACTCCTTACGGGCCCGATGTAAACTTTGTGTCGGGCTATAACTTGGATACCTACAAATACTATATCGACTTTGCCTCCAAATACGGCGTTAAATACATTGTGATGGACGAGGGATGGGCCAAAAGCACAACCGATCCGTATACGCCCAATCCGAAGGTAGACCTGAAAGAGCTAATCCGTTATGGTAAGGAAAAAAATGTGGGCATTATTTTATGGCTCACTTGGCTTACCGTACATAACAATATGGATTTGTTTAAAACCTTCCACGAATGGGGCGTTAAAGGCGTTAAAATTGACTTTATGGACCGCAGCGACCAATGGATGGTAAAGTACTATGAAGATGTAGTTAAAGAAGCGGCCAGGAACCAGGTTTTTGTTGATTTTCATGGTGCCTTTAAACCTGCAGGCCTCGAATATAAATATCCAAACCTTATATCGTACGAAGGTGTACGCGGCCTCGAACAAATGGGCGGCTGTTCGCCCGATAACAGCACTTACCTGCCATTTATGCGTAACGCCGTTGGCCCTATGGATTTCACCCCGGGCGCCATGATAAACATGCAGCCTAACGTTTACAGTGCGCAACGCCCCAATGCGGCCGCCATAGGCACCAGGGTTAACCAGCTGGCTATGTACGTGGTATTTGAAAGCGGTGTACAAATGCTGTGCGATAACCCATCGCTTTACTACCGCAACGCCGATTGCACCGAATTTATAACCAGTGTGCCTACCACCTGGGACGAAACCCGGGCATTAATTGCTGATGCCGGCCAGGTTGCAGTGGTAGCCAAACGCAAGGGCGAAAAATGGTTTATTGGCGGCATAACCAATGGCAAAGAAAAAACCAGGGAGTTGGAACTCACTTTCGACTTTTTGGATAAAGACAAAACCTATACCGTGACCTGGTTTGAGGATGGCATAAACGCGGGTACCCAGGCTATGGATTACCGCCGTAAAACCAAACAGGTAAAAGCCGGCGATAAAATGACCATTACCATGGTACGTAATGGCGGTTTCGCGGCTGAGTTAAAATAA
- a CDS encoding NUDIX hydrolase has translation MQKYSGQKRILVATDCIIFGFDGWNIKLLLVQRGLEPEKHKWSLMGGFIQPSESPDDAANRVLELRTGLKNVYMEQFRVFGSPDRDPVERTLSIAYFALIDIHQYEKQLSEEYHPEWFLLDEMPDLIFDHAQMVRLALRQLRYKAALHPILFQLLPEKFTIPQLQALYEGVYQTKFDDRNFSRKLLSTGLLVKQPEKDKLSSKKGAFYYKLDQSHYEQNFESFLNLVPNPEKFF, from the coding sequence ATGCAGAAGTATAGCGGCCAGAAACGCATTTTAGTGGCTACCGATTGTATCATTTTTGGATTTGACGGCTGGAATATCAAATTATTGCTGGTTCAGCGTGGCCTTGAGCCCGAAAAACATAAATGGAGCCTGATGGGCGGCTTTATTCAGCCCTCAGAATCGCCGGACGATGCCGCTAACCGCGTTTTGGAATTACGTACCGGGCTTAAAAATGTGTACATGGAGCAGTTTCGCGTTTTTGGCAGCCCCGACCGTGACCCGGTTGAACGTACGCTTTCTATAGCTTATTTTGCATTGATAGATATTCACCAATACGAAAAACAATTGAGTGAAGAATATCACCCTGAATGGTTTTTACTGGATGAAATGCCCGATTTAATTTTTGACCATGCCCAAATGGTTAGGCTGGCACTGAGGCAGTTGCGCTATAAAGCAGCGCTTCACCCGATACTATTTCAGCTTTTGCCCGAAAAATTTACCATCCCGCAATTGCAGGCATTGTACGAAGGTGTTTATCAAACTAAATTCGACGACAGGAATTTCAGCCGCAAACTTTTATCAACCGGTTTGTTGGTTAAGCAGCCCGAAAAGGATAAGCTATCCTCAAAAAAAGGCGCGTTTTATTATAAGCTCGATCAATCGCACTACGAACAAAATTTCGAGTCGTTTTTAAACCTTGTGCCAAACCCTGAGAAGTTTTTTTAA
- a CDS encoding sensor histidine kinase encodes MKKFLLAAYLLLQNAIAFAHNADTLVIGNNQSRLLSSNYFYELEDPSGKWTVNQVLKSNAFKKSPNSLPILRLFNSAVWLKVTIKNSDDEPNILINTGPGIIDAFDLYYVNQNNKICHLTASDGPGQSKLQSPNSISLPLPSGSSKTIYLRVKSSLWSVIPIKIYSQWSFFRNQNIENVVTAAFVGAIMISVLYNLMLFFIIRDLSYLYYVFYIVFMGLTLTFTRGYGSYLSGDKITLNNYIIPLARVGFGVFTLLFAGEFLQLKEKLKASYHINLLLLAIYMVIVIVIFSKHVTLAYGFINIIIIFTAVYMLFIGCYLYFKGFKPAKLFMLGWGTLFIGILISAAQTKDVIPYTIFTANLTPLSLVIGIVLFSGALADKINLYRNEKMKAQNFAISVARENQRLIIQQNILLENKVKERTSELISTNLDLSKIIDNLKSTQHRLVDTEKMASLGRLTAGVAHEINNPINFVSSNISPLRLDLDELFTLLAKYNDVLNNPDSAEYIGAAQAYRQSINPDFIRDEINILLNGIEEGAKRTTEIVKSLFTFSSTDELIIKKLDINKAIRANLLILKSTIPYYIEVKTVLNNIKPINCYPGKINQVLINLIANSIHAIKAKEQHDADSLLITTSELPGHISIEITDTGIGMDNETKNRIFEPFFTTKDVGEGTGLGLSIVFGIIEKHQGSIEVVSSPGKGTTFSILLPKNLA; translated from the coding sequence ATGAAGAAATTTTTGTTAGCAGCATATTTACTACTCCAAAATGCTATAGCTTTTGCGCACAATGCAGATACGCTTGTTATCGGCAACAACCAGTCAAGGCTACTAAGCAGCAATTATTTTTATGAGCTGGAAGATCCATCGGGGAAATGGACAGTAAACCAGGTGCTAAAAAGTAATGCGTTTAAAAAAAGTCCGAATTCGCTGCCAATTTTAAGACTTTTTAATTCGGCTGTCTGGTTAAAGGTTACCATTAAAAACAGCGATGACGAGCCAAATATATTAATAAACACCGGCCCGGGCATCATTGATGCATTTGATTTGTACTATGTTAACCAGAACAATAAGATCTGCCATTTAACGGCAAGCGACGGGCCCGGCCAGTCGAAATTGCAAAGCCCAAACAGCATCAGCCTGCCACTCCCCTCCGGCTCATCAAAAACAATTTACCTGCGTGTTAAAAGTAGTTTATGGTCGGTAATTCCCATAAAAATTTATAGCCAGTGGTCTTTTTTCCGGAATCAAAATATCGAGAACGTAGTTACTGCGGCATTTGTGGGTGCTATTATGATCAGCGTATTGTACAACTTAATGCTTTTTTTTATTATACGCGATCTGAGTTATCTCTACTACGTTTTTTACATTGTGTTTATGGGGTTAACGCTAACCTTTACGCGGGGATATGGAAGCTACCTGTCGGGCGATAAAATTACCCTTAACAATTACATTATCCCGTTGGCCAGGGTGGGTTTTGGCGTATTTACCTTGCTTTTTGCCGGCGAGTTTTTACAGTTAAAAGAAAAACTGAAAGCAAGCTACCATATTAATTTGTTGTTACTGGCAATTTATATGGTTATTGTTATCGTAATTTTCAGCAAACACGTCACGCTTGCTTATGGCTTCATCAACATTATAATTATTTTCACCGCTGTTTATATGCTTTTTATAGGCTGCTATTTGTACTTCAAGGGCTTTAAACCTGCCAAATTATTTATGCTGGGCTGGGGAACTCTTTTTATTGGCATACTAATATCGGCCGCGCAAACTAAAGACGTAATTCCTTATACTATTTTTACTGCCAACCTTACACCTTTAAGTTTAGTTATCGGGATAGTTTTATTTTCGGGGGCATTGGCCGATAAAATTAACTTATACCGGAACGAAAAAATGAAAGCACAGAACTTTGCCATTTCGGTTGCCCGGGAAAATCAACGTTTAATTATTCAACAAAATATTTTGCTTGAAAATAAGGTAAAAGAGCGTACAAGTGAATTGATAAGTACCAATTTAGATCTGTCGAAAATTATTGATAACCTTAAAAGCACGCAGCACAGGTTGGTAGATACCGAAAAGATGGCTTCCCTGGGCAGGCTAACAGCTGGTGTGGCGCATGAAATTAATAACCCTATCAACTTTGTAAGCTCAAACATTAGTCCTTTGCGCCTTGATTTGGATGAGTTGTTCACCTTGCTTGCTAAATACAATGATGTTTTAAATAACCCCGATAGCGCAGAATATATTGGTGCGGCGCAGGCCTACAGGCAAAGCATCAACCCCGATTTTATAAGGGATGAGATAAACATATTACTAAACGGCATTGAAGAGGGTGCCAAACGTACCACCGAAATTGTTAAAAGCCTGTTTACATTTAGCAGTACAGATGAATTGATTATAAAAAAACTTGATATTAATAAAGCCATACGGGCCAACCTGCTTATTTTAAAAAGTACCATCCCCTATTACATCGAGGTTAAAACCGTTTTAAACAATATCAAACCAATAAACTGCTATCCGGGAAAAATTAACCAGGTGTTAATAAACCTCATTGCAAACAGCATACATGCTATTAAAGCAAAAGAACAGCATGATGCGGATAGCCTGCTGATAACAACCAGCGAACTGCCCGGTCATATTTCCATCGAAATTACCGATACAGGCATAGGTATGGATAACGAGACTAAAAACCGTATTTTTGAACCCTTTTTTACTACCAAAGATGTAGGCGAAGGTACAGGCCTGGGCTTATCAATTGTATTCGGGATCATCGAAAAGCACCAGGGCAGCATTGAAGTGGTATCTTCTCCGGGCAAGGGCACAACGTTCAGCATATTATTGCCTAAAAACCTGGCCTGA
- a CDS encoding response regulator: protein MPVGVLYVDDEINNLNSFKAAFRRSFNIYTAQSAAEGCQLLQTYEIGVIITDQRMPVTTGIEFLESILPLYPDTIRILLTGFSDVNAVMDAINRGQVYKYLVKPWQNDELKIYIQNAIEIYELRRENKELTYKLQIANLELESLQKTGG from the coding sequence ATGCCCGTTGGAGTGTTGTATGTTGATGATGAGATAAATAATTTAAATAGTTTTAAAGCAGCCTTCAGACGGAGTTTTAATATATATACAGCTCAATCGGCAGCCGAGGGGTGCCAGCTACTGCAAACTTACGAGATAGGTGTTATAATAACAGATCAGCGTATGCCGGTTACAACCGGTATTGAATTTTTGGAATCAATTTTACCTTTATATCCCGATACCATTCGTATACTTTTAACCGGTTTTTCGGATGTTAACGCGGTAATGGATGCAATTAACCGCGGGCAGGTTTACAAATACCTTGTAAAACCGTGGCAAAACGACGAGTTAAAAATTTACATTCAAAACGCCATAGAAATATATGAGTTGCGACGGGAAAATAAAGAACTAACCTATAAATTGCAGATAGCAAACCTCGAACTTGAGTCGCTTCAAAAAACCGGGGGATAG